One window of Robiginitalea biformata HTCC2501 genomic DNA carries:
- a CDS encoding ABC-F family ATP-binding cassette domain-containing protein, whose protein sequence is MINVHKLTVSFAGEDLFSEVSFRLGAGDRVGLIGKNGAGKSTLLRLLSGETQPTSGTIAREKGLRVGYLKQDIDFEKGRTVLEEAYQAFGEIKALEKELERVNQALAERDDYESEAYHDLMVSLSDTTQRYDLIGGYRYEGETEKVLLGLGFKRSDFNAPTETFSGGWRMRIELAKLLLQENDLLLLDEPTNHLDIDSIIWLEEFLQQFQGAVLLVSHDKMFLDRVTNRTIEISLGRIYDYPKPYSEFLELREEIREQQLNAQKNQQREIEQAERLIERFRAKSSKASMAQSLIKKLDKMERIEVDREETGVMSLRFPLSVRPGKVIAELEGLSKAYGDNQVLRDIDLLIERGKKIAFVGQNGQGKTTLARILVGELDHKGTCKLGHNVQLGYFAQNQAEFLDGEKTVEETMVDAADEKSRPRVRDILGSFLFRGEEVEKPVKVLSGGERNRLALARMLLQPFNVLVMDEPTNHLDIASKRVLKEALQHFEGTLILVSHDRDFLQGLTGEVYEFRDGGIKPYLGDIDFYLEQRQAEDFRAIEKRSPESPEGKKQAGTPNDGNGGAAGGADAHANRKRKKSLGNKLGNLESRIHSLEKEIGEIDHQLLMDYDATIAHPGFFDDYQQKKQDLEKLMKQWEAVAAEIEALG, encoded by the coding sequence ATGATCAATGTACACAAGCTTACCGTCAGTTTTGCCGGGGAAGACCTCTTCTCCGAGGTTTCCTTCCGCCTGGGGGCGGGGGACCGGGTGGGTCTGATCGGGAAGAACGGTGCCGGGAAATCCACCCTCCTGCGCCTGCTGAGCGGGGAAACCCAGCCCACCTCGGGTACGATCGCCAGGGAAAAGGGCCTGCGCGTCGGATACCTGAAACAGGATATCGATTTTGAAAAGGGACGGACGGTCCTGGAAGAGGCCTACCAGGCCTTTGGGGAAATCAAGGCGCTGGAGAAGGAGCTGGAGCGCGTTAACCAGGCCCTGGCGGAACGGGACGATTACGAAAGCGAGGCCTATCACGACCTGATGGTCTCCCTGAGCGACACCACCCAGCGCTACGACCTGATCGGCGGGTACCGGTACGAAGGGGAAACGGAAAAAGTCCTGCTGGGTCTCGGCTTTAAACGCTCCGATTTCAACGCTCCCACCGAAACGTTTTCGGGCGGCTGGCGGATGCGGATTGAACTGGCCAAGCTCCTGTTGCAGGAAAACGACCTGTTGCTCCTGGACGAGCCGACGAACCACCTGGACATCGATTCCATTATCTGGCTGGAGGAATTCCTCCAGCAATTCCAGGGGGCCGTACTGCTCGTGTCCCACGACAAGATGTTCCTGGACCGGGTTACCAACCGGACCATCGAGATTTCCCTGGGCCGCATCTACGATTACCCGAAACCCTATTCCGAATTTTTGGAGCTCCGGGAGGAAATCCGCGAGCAGCAGCTCAACGCCCAGAAAAACCAACAGCGGGAGATTGAACAGGCCGAGCGGCTTATTGAGCGGTTCCGGGCCAAGTCCTCCAAGGCCTCCATGGCCCAGTCGCTGATCAAGAAGCTGGACAAGATGGAACGGATCGAGGTAGACCGGGAGGAAACCGGGGTCATGTCGCTTCGTTTCCCGTTGTCGGTCCGTCCCGGCAAGGTCATTGCGGAGCTGGAGGGCCTCTCCAAGGCCTATGGGGACAACCAGGTACTCCGGGATATCGACCTGCTGATTGAGCGGGGGAAGAAGATTGCCTTCGTGGGACAGAACGGGCAGGGCAAGACCACCCTGGCGCGGATACTGGTTGGGGAACTGGACCACAAGGGGACCTGCAAGCTGGGCCATAATGTCCAACTGGGTTACTTTGCCCAGAACCAGGCAGAATTCCTGGACGGGGAAAAAACCGTTGAAGAAACCATGGTGGATGCGGCGGACGAAAAATCCCGTCCCCGGGTCCGGGACATCCTGGGATCCTTCCTCTTCCGGGGCGAGGAGGTGGAGAAGCCCGTAAAAGTCCTTTCCGGGGGGGAGCGGAACCGGCTTGCCCTGGCGCGCATGCTGTTGCAGCCCTTTAACGTCCTGGTCATGGATGAGCCCACCAACCACCTGGACATCGCTTCCAAGCGGGTGCTCAAAGAGGCCCTCCAGCATTTTGAAGGCACCCTGATCCTGGTTTCCCACGACCGGGACTTCCTGCAGGGGCTCACCGGGGAGGTCTATGAGTTTCGCGATGGCGGCATCAAACCCTACCTGGGGGATATCGATTTCTATCTGGAGCAACGGCAGGCCGAGGATTTCCGGGCCATTGAAAAGCGAAGCCCGGAATCCCCGGAGGGAAAGAAGCAGGCGGGCACTCCAAATGACGGCAACGGGGGTGCTGCCGGCGGGGCGGATGCACACGCCAACCGGAAACGGAAAAAATCCCTGGGCAATAAACTGGGCAACCTGGAATCCCGGATTCACTCCCTCGAAAAGGAAATCGGGGAAATCGACCACCAGCTGTTGATGGACTACGATGCTACGATTGCCCACCCCGGCTTTTTTGACGACTACCAGCAGAAAAAGCAGGATCTGGAAAAGCTGATGAAGCAGTGGGAAGCGGTGGCAGCGGAGATCGAGGCACTCGGGTAA
- a CDS encoding leucine-rich repeat domain-containing protein produces MKRLLTVVCLLVGLAALAEVPGSEKQILVDLYESTNGKHWVRKWNLKEPVDTWYGVTVRDNRVVGIELFHNNLMGPLPESLGQLQQLETLNVAFNNLTGQLPATIFKLRKLRVLKLEMNRLKGELPETVGNLTELRELSVFNNFLSGRIPNGIGSLKRLEVLNLSSNQFFGRIPESIGELNNLRALGLFENQLYGDIPESMGNLAQLKELVLSNNRLGGAIPESFGRLASLEVLQLQNNEFNSYRNLANMQTDKLLVFDYDEEESEIDFKNFDFSRTRMADTKFEDDVDK; encoded by the coding sequence ATGAAAAGACTCCTTACAGTTGTATGCCTTTTAGTCGGCCTGGCAGCCCTCGCAGAGGTGCCCGGGTCCGAGAAGCAGATCCTGGTGGACCTCTATGAGTCTACCAATGGAAAGCACTGGGTTCGCAAATGGAACCTGAAGGAACCCGTGGACACGTGGTACGGCGTTACGGTCCGCGACAACCGGGTTGTCGGGATTGAATTATTCCACAACAACCTGATGGGCCCGCTGCCGGAAAGCCTCGGGCAGCTCCAACAGCTGGAAACCCTGAACGTGGCCTTCAACAACCTGACGGGCCAGCTCCCGGCAACTATCTTTAAGCTTCGGAAACTCCGCGTACTGAAACTGGAGATGAACCGCCTGAAGGGCGAATTGCCCGAAACCGTCGGGAATTTGACCGAGCTCCGGGAATTATCCGTTTTCAATAACTTTTTGTCCGGCCGGATTCCCAATGGGATCGGTTCGCTGAAGCGCCTGGAGGTACTCAACCTGTCGAGCAACCAGTTTTTTGGCCGTATCCCGGAATCCATCGGGGAACTCAACAACCTGCGGGCCCTGGGCTTGTTTGAAAACCAATTATACGGCGATATTCCCGAAAGTATGGGGAACCTGGCCCAACTCAAGGAACTCGTGCTGTCCAATAACCGTCTGGGAGGTGCCATCCCGGAATCGTTTGGCCGGCTGGCGAGCCTTGAGGTCCTTCAACTCCAGAACAACGAATTCAATTCCTATCGGAACCTGGCGAACATGCAGACGGATAAGCTTCTCGTGTTCGACTACGACGAGGAGGAATCCGAGATCGACTTCAAAAACTTCGACTTTTCGCGGACCCGCATGGCCGACACGAAATTTGAGGACGACGTAGACAAGTAG
- a CDS encoding efflux RND transporter periplasmic adaptor subunit, protein MDKRKIILSVLGILLIALSIYAAQAIISSRTTPTPRPSKVVKTVFVDTVRNTSVPIIVPANGTLVARNRVELYSEVQGVFQRSSKLFKPGQKYSRGERIITIDAAEYRAGVQSAKSNLYNLITSVMPDLRLDYPEVSPKWQAYLTSFDLNETTPPLPDMPDEKERYFISGRGILTSYYNVKNMEERLAKYTIRAPFNGVLTEALVTEGTLIRSGQKLGEFIDTGVYELEVAISKTFSDLLEIGEEVELSNLEGTRTYSGTVSRINARVDQNSQTITAFIEVRDPSLKEGMYLEANLNAKKEQDAIEIDRGLLLDNDQIFIVRDSILDLIDVNPVYFTDKSVVLKDVPEGATIVSRPVVGAYAGMLVKVYEGNTQTN, encoded by the coding sequence ATGGATAAAAGAAAAATTATTTTATCGGTCCTCGGCATCCTGCTGATCGCGCTCTCGATCTATGCGGCGCAGGCGATTATCAGCAGCCGGACCACACCGACACCCCGGCCCAGTAAGGTGGTCAAGACCGTTTTTGTCGATACCGTGCGCAATACGTCCGTACCGATCATCGTCCCGGCCAACGGCACCCTTGTGGCCAGGAACCGCGTGGAGCTTTATTCGGAGGTGCAGGGCGTTTTCCAGCGCAGCAGCAAGCTCTTCAAGCCCGGGCAGAAATACAGCCGGGGTGAGCGCATCATTACCATCGATGCGGCCGAATACCGCGCAGGCGTCCAATCTGCCAAAAGCAACCTGTATAACCTGATAACCTCCGTCATGCCGGACCTTCGGCTGGACTACCCGGAGGTGAGCCCGAAATGGCAGGCCTACCTGACGAGTTTCGACCTGAACGAAACCACGCCGCCTTTGCCCGACATGCCGGACGAGAAGGAACGCTATTTTATTTCCGGCCGAGGCATCCTCACCAGCTATTACAATGTGAAAAACATGGAGGAGCGCCTGGCCAAGTACACCATCCGCGCCCCGTTCAACGGGGTGCTCACGGAAGCCCTGGTTACCGAAGGTACGCTGATACGTTCCGGACAGAAGCTCGGGGAATTCATCGATACGGGCGTGTACGAGCTGGAAGTGGCCATCAGCAAAACGTTCAGCGATCTGCTGGAGATCGGCGAGGAAGTGGAGCTCTCCAACCTGGAAGGGACCCGTACCTATTCCGGCACGGTTTCCCGCATCAATGCACGGGTAGACCAGAATTCCCAGACCATTACCGCATTTATCGAAGTCCGGGACCCCTCGCTTAAGGAAGGGATGTACCTGGAAGCCAACCTGAACGCCAAGAAGGAGCAGGATGCCATTGAGATCGACCGGGGTCTGCTGCTCGACAACGACCAGATATTCATCGTCAGGGACTCTATCCTGGACCTGATCGACGTCAACCCGGTTTACTTTACCGACAAATCCGTTGTACTCAAGGATGTCCCCGAAGGGGCAACCATTGTCTCCCGCCCGGTGGTGGGAGCCTACGCGGGGATGCTGGTAAAGGTTTATGAGGGGAACACCCAGACCAATTAA